In the Sulfobacillus thermosulfidooxidans DSM 9293 genome, ACTGTGAATCACATCGGCATATTGGTCGTAGGTGTGATAAGGGTCATAGGAGCGCAAGACAAATTCCACGGGCTTGTTGACCGGCAGTTCCAACATGTCTTGCCCGTTGGCATTGACTGTCTGCGTCAACCCATATTGCGGATAGCTAAAGATCCATTCCCACTGTCTGGCGGTGACATCGACAATCAAGTCGTGGGTGTTGGCTGCAGGTTCATCCAAGGCAAACATCTGCTCCATGGCTGAGGTCGTGGGATGGAGGAAAAAGAGCAAGTTCAAAACAATACTACCACCGACCCACACCACCACAAAGGCTTTGTTGTCGACCGCGAACCGGCGGTTCGCAGGCGGCATTTCTCCCCGTTTGGTGTGAAAACGTACCATGGTAAAGAGCAAGAACAAGGCCACAAACACGAAAACCGGGGTTAAGACAACCATAATAAAGTCAAACGCCTGTAGGGCCAATTCCCCTTGGTTGGAGACAATATAATACATCGGGTTGTGATGAATCAGGACCCGGTCCCCAATCTCGGCGAGAACACTCAAAATGACCCACAGGATGGTAAAGACGACATTCTCACCCATGAAGGGCTCGCTCCTTTCTCATTGCCTTAGGCCGGCAGAATTAACACTTTCCCGCGCATGCCCGTGCGGTAGTGAATGTACTGTTGCACAAAGCAGCCATAATCCCAAATCCCGGGTTTATTGGGCACGGTAAAGGAAATATGGATGCTTCCGCCGGGTTTTAAGGTCGGGCTAAAGTCTCCACCACTGGCAATGTTAAAGAGCTCTTTGGGCCCGTCATAGGTCACAATCGCTTTATTGGGAACGAAGTTGTCAACCTTATAGGGATCACTCAAGGTCACATGGACCCCATCCCAAAAGTCGACGGCCCAGGCGTCCGCCGGGAGATTGCCAAAGGCTTGGAAATAGGCCTCATTCACATGGCGGCCCATGGTCCATTCATGCCAGTGGGTGTGACTTTGATTTTGGAAGATAATGTCCATCTGGTCGCCAACGCGCCAGGTCATGTAATTGGGGATGTAATAGTAGTCGTACGCGTATAAATGAACCGTCCCGGAACTCACCGGCGATCCAAAGATACCGCGGGCGGCATCCACGAGCGCTTGGCGGCCAAAGAGAGTGACCGCACCGGCTACGCCTAAGGCTGCACTACCCACGAGAAACTGGCGACGACTCCATTGATTTTCCTCAACATTTTCGCCATTTAGAATATTCTCTTCTTTGGCGGGATCCTTTTCCACGCCTCTTCCTCCTTCACACAATCCATACTCGGATTCATCCGAATTGGACTTATGTTATTGAGTGGTTTACCCGACAGCAATTGAGGTTATAAAACCTTAATCAATTACTTCATTGTCGGTTTATCAAACCCTGGCATCCTTAAGATATGGTTGTAGATGCCTAGTATGCTATGCCGAATAAATCACTACTCGACATTACTAGGTGATTGTAGCACGTTTAGACTAAAAGGGATCCCATAAATTTTGCAAATTCATGTCGTTTTTACCTGGGTATAAAAATTTAACAGTGTCAGGTTATATTTTCGAAGGCTGAATCCCTAGACTCTGAGATTTTGTGAGGGAGTTTGTTGAGGAAAGTTAAACCGCTCCGATTAATGCTCGGAGCGGCGAGGGTTACCCAGAGCATCTCGGGCTTGACGAACTCGTCTCATGGCGGTTTCCGGGGTATCTGCCAAAGCCGTGATGTGTCCCATTTTCCGTCCGACTCGTGGCTCATCTTTCCCATAGAGATGTAAATACGTATTTAATGTTTCTAGTGCAAAACTCCAATTCAAGTCGCCACTTTGCCACAATTCCCCCAACAAATTAGCCATTGCGGCGGGACTGCGCTGATGCTGACGTCCCAAGGGCAGTCCAGAAATAGCTCGAATATGTTGATCAAACTGCGAGTAATCAAACGCCTCGATGGTTAAATGTCCTGAGTTATGCGGGCGTGGAGCCAATTCATTGACGAGCACGTCATTGCCCACCACGAAAAACTCCACCGTCATGGTCCCGACCAGGTCCAGATCTACAGCAATCTGACGAGCATAGGACACGGCTTTTTCCGTAATATGTTCTGGGACCCGGGCCGGAGAGATAGAAACATCTAAAATCCCATTTTGATGGTGATTCTCAATCGTCCCGAAGTCGACAATATGTTGATTTTGATCCCGAGTTAAAACCACCGAAATCTCGACGTCATAAGGCACAAACTCTTCCACGATAAGAGGCATATCGGGCCATGATGTTAATGCCGTGGCTAATTCTTTAGCGTTATCCACCCGCATCTGGCCTTTTCCGTCATAACCGCCCCGCGCGGTTTTGACAATGGCGGGAAAGTGAGAGAAATTTCGCAACTGCTCGCGCTGTTCAACACTCTCCGCCCACAAAAAATCGGCGGTCTTAAGACCTAAGCGGCGACACATGGTCTTTTCGTAGATCCGGTTTTGAGAAATCGCCAATAATCCGGGGTTAGGAAACACCGGCCGTTCATGGGCGATCATTTCCAGTTGGGGGACACTGACATTTTCAAACTCATAGGTAATAACGGATGACATTGCCGCCAAATTTTTCACCGCATCCGTATCGTCGTAGGACGCTACAATGCGATGATGCGCGATTTGAGCCAAAGGTGCGTCTGGATCCGGATCCAAAACCGCTACACGGTATCCTAACTGGTAAGCCGCATAGGCCATCATGCGACCAAGCTGTCCTCCCCCAATAATGCCAATATACTCCCCGGGTTTGAGCTTAATCATGATTTATCCGCTCCTTGGCCACCATCGTCCTGGCGATTTAATGCCTTCTCAGCGCTCACCACATCTTGTGCCATTTTCTGGCGCACTTGATGGAGCCGCGCGCGTAGATCGCTATCGTGCACTGCCAGAATTTCTGCCGCTAAAATGGCCGCATTTTTCGCTTGGCCAATGGCCACGGTAGCCACCGGTATTCCCCCAGGCATTTGGACAATCGAAAGCAGTGAATCCAATCCTTGGAGATTTTTCGTAGGAACCGGAACCCCGATGACGGGCAACGTTGTATACGCCGCAGTCATTCCCGGCAAATGGGCGGCACCACCCGCACCCGCGATGATCACCCCATATCCTTGGGATTCTGCCGCCTTAGCAAACTCGGCCATGCGATCGGGAGTCCGGTGGGCTGACAAGATATGGGCATCCACCGCTACACCGATTTCACGTAAGAAATCCACCGCTTCTTTCATCACGGGCCAATCCGATTGACTTCCCATGATGACCGCAACTTTCACCCCATTTTTCCTCCTCATCTCGACATACTTCCCCTATTATAGCAATTTCTGCAAAGGGCTATGTCCCAAGGATAAGGTGTGAAGACAAGCGAAGCCAGTGGATTTCTTTCTGGTCGCGGTTCCAATTTCCAGAAAATGTGGTAAGTGGATTTGATAATACGGCGATCGCAGCAAAACGAAGAGGAGGCCAATGGGCCACGACGAGATGACTTGGTGCATTGGGGGTTCTGGCTAAGAACAGCACGGTTTTATGTGCCGATCTTAAGGCAATTCCATAAACCAAGCCTTGATTGATCAGGGACTGTAATTCACGAGGCGACACGCTGGGTAGGCTACCCAAATTACCGAGCTTAACCTCAGGAGATACAGGGGGCTTCACCATAGAGCCAGTCGTCACATGGTGAAAGGAAAGCGGGTAGCGTACCCATGCAAAGGCAGCTACTAGCGCCATTATAATCAAAGCAACTAACTTGGCGCGCATACAATGTCACTCCCGAGGCTTTTACACAATATAACGCTTGAGGACTCGTCGAGGTCACAGGTCACCCAGGGGCGCATTATTCTTTTTCATACGGTAGCGTATCACATCAATGGCCTTTGGGATCAGCTTGGAATCATGGAATTTTTTAGTATTCTAATTTGCTGTGCTCATCAATGCGCTTGCGGAAAACCCAATAACTCCAGGCTTGATAACCTAAAACAATCGGCAAGAGAAAGACTGTCATTACCGTCATGACATGAAGACTATAAGTATTCGCCGCCGCATTATATATCGTCAAGTTCCAAGACGGATTGAGAGAACTGATCATGACATTGGGATAGAGGGACAAAAAGATGGTAATAGTGGACAAAACGATTGTGAACCCGGTCGAGACAAATGCCCACTTTTCTTGGCCTCGCTGTAAAAACAAACGGACGGCAATCATACTCAGAAAAGCAAACACGGGAATCGGGCCTGGATCGAGACCTAAACGCCGAACGATATCGGTTTGGTAATAGGTCATGACGACGAAAACCAAAAAAATTCCCGTGGCCGCTGGTCCAATTCGGTACGCCACCTTTTCTGCCCGTTCATGCAATATCCCTTTGGTCCGGATCATCAAAAATAACGCGCCTTGGAGTGCAAAGACAAAAGCCACAGAAATCGCACCGAGTATCGAATAGACATTGACCAGTTGCAGTAAAGATCCGACAAAGTTTCCTTGAGCGTCAATAGGTATCCCTTTTACCATGTTGGCCATAATAAACCCCCAGACCAAAGGGGGAACAAAGCTTCCCCACACGAACAGACTATCCCAAACTCGGCGCCACCTCAGGTCCTCGACGCGGCTTCGAAATTCAATAGCTACGCCGCGCACAATCAATCCGGCCAATAGGAAGAAGAACGCCAGGTAAAAGCTGCTTAAGAAACTGGCATACCATGCCGGAAATGCCGCTAATAACGACCCTCCCGAAGCGATGAGCCAGACTTCATTTCCATCCCAAAATGGGCCGATAGTTGAAAGAACCAGCCGTCGGTCATGATCATTCCTCCCCACAACGGGAAGCAACATGCCCACACCATAATCAAATCCCTCAAGAAAGAAATAGCCAATGAACAAGACCACGGCTAACACAAACCAGGCCACATTTAACATGTCATTACTCTCCCTTCTGTTAAAGTCCCCTATTCGTCATGTCTCCATCGTGGTGTCAATGCATGTCATCATACTGAGCCGTTGGCTTGGCATGTCTTAACGACTCATGGCCATGGAGCAAATAGCCATGCTTTGAGGATTCGTCCTCACTTTCTTGACCTTGTTCTTGACTGGGGCCTTGATGAATGATGAGTAAAAAGAGATATACGGCAGCCACCGCGATACTGAGATACAAAATTCCGTAGCCTATAACTGTCGTCCACAATTCACTATTACTGACCGTAGGCGACACCCCATCTGGGGTTCTTAGCAGTCCAAAGACAGCCCAAGGTTGACGGCCTACTTCGGTCATTACCCACCCCGCCGTATTGGAAAGATACGGTAAGATTAAAGTCCACTCCATCAATACCAGTAACCAGTGTGGCCGTTTACCTTTGATAGTTAAATAGGCTCCTACGATAGCGATAAGCATCATAGTGGTGCCGGCAAATATCATCGTACGAAATGCCCAAAACGTCCAAACGATGGGCGGCATGTAGTTCCCGGGCCCATAGCGCAACTGGTAGAGATGGTTAAGTTCCAATAGTCCCGTAACCCGTCCGCTTAACCGGTTGTACGCGAGGATGCTTAACAAGTAAGGAATCTGCAACACAAAGGGATCGGAGTGTGTTTTGGTATCGATAGTTCCCACAATCGTCCATGGCGCGTGAATGGGACTGGTGTGCCACAATGCTTCTGACGCTGCCATTTTCATCGGTTGGGCCACAATTAAATGTTGGGCTTGCTCATGACCTAAAATAAAGACAGAGACACTGCCAATCAAGGCGCCAATCATAGCTATCCGGAAACTCGGTTCAAAGACTTCATCATTGGTATGGCGAATAAGATGGTAAGAGCTTACCGCAGCCATGAAAATAGAGCCGGTAGCAATCGCGCCGAACAGGGTATGAGGGAACTCCAACCAAAGTTGTGGATTGGCTAAGACCGCAAAAAAATTTACCATTTCCGTGCGACCGTGACGAAAGACAAAGCCCACCGGTTCTTGCATAAAAGAATTGGCCGCTAAAATCCAAAAGGCTGACATCGCCGAGCCTAAAGCCACCATCCATATGGCAAAGAGATGAACTTTGGGTGAAAGTTTTTCCCAACCAAAAATCCATACCCCTAAGAACGTCGATTCTAAGAAAAACGCCATTAATGTTTCAATCGCTAAAGGAGCTCCAAATACATCCCCGACAAAGCGAGAAAAATCAGCCCAGTTCGTGCCAAACTGAAATTCTTGGATGATTCCCGTAACGACGCCAACAGCAAAGTTCACCAAGTAAATTTTCATCCAAAATTGCATCGCTTTCCGGTAGACGTCGTTATGGGAGCGGTAGTAAAACGTTTCCAAAATGGCAATCAGCAGTCCTAATCCAATCGTCAAGGGAACAAAGAGAAAGTGATACAGTAAGGTTCCCCCAAATTGTAAGCGCGCCAATCCGACATTTGTCATTGTCATCACCAAGCATAGGGTGTGCCACAATAGCCAGAATCATACGCAATGGGCATCTTTTAAAGGGCTTCTTCCCACATCAAAGAAAAGGTAAAATGAATATTAAGTCCTGGCCATGCAATGACCGGGGAAAGGGTGAGGATTCCTGTGCCAACTGTTACTGACCAACACAAGCGTCCGCTGCGTGATCTCCGCTTATCCGTGACGGACCGCTGCAATTTTCGCTGCGTCTATTGCATGCCGAAAGAAGTCTTTGGCGCCAAATTTCACTTTTTACCCAAGCATGATTTACTGACATTCGATGAATTAACGCGCACTGTAAGGATTTTTTCTCAGTTAGGTGTGAAAAAGGTGCGTATTACCGGCGGAGAACCCTTATTACGTCAAGATTTAGATGTGTTAATTCGGCAATTAAGTGAGGTTCCGGGCATAGAAGACATTGCCATGACCACCAATGGCTACTTCTTGGACCGAAGACGCGCAATGCTTCTTCGCCAAGCAGGCCTTAAACGTGTAACCATCAGCCTCGATGCCCTCACTGATGAGGTCTTCAAGGCCGTCAATGATGTTGGTGTACCCGTCGGAAAAATTCTTTCCGCTATTGATGCCGCCATTTTTGCTGGTCTTGGACCTGTTAAAGTCAACATGGTTGTGAAACGCGATGTCAATGACCAACAAATCATTCCCATGGCACGCCATTTCCGCCATAGTGGAGTCGTCTTACGATTCATTGAATATATGGATGTCGGTAACACCAATGGATGGCGACTAGATGATGTGGTACCGGCATCAGAAATTCTGGCAATCCTCCAACAAGAATGGCCATTAGAACCATTAGCTCCCAATCATCCAGGAGAAGTCGCCCGGCGCTTTCGCTATCAAGATGGTGGGGGTGAAATCGGTATCATCGCGTCCGTAACCCAACCCTTTTGCCATCATTGTTCCCGCATTCGCCTTTCGCCTGAAGGCCGTCTCTATACCTGTTTGTTTGGCTCTGAAGGGTTTGATTTACGGCATCTTTTACGGGAAGAGAGATGGGATGATGCTCAGATTGAGAACGCATTACAACTTCTGTGGCAGAGGCGTACCGATCAATATTCCCTACTGCGGTCCCAAGCCACATCATCCGCGCCCAAAGTAGAAATGTCGCATATTGGTGGATAAATTATTGCCCTACCATTATTCGCTGATCTCTCCAAAAGTTGGCTCATGCAAGCATTTCACCCCCTTTTGCGCCCGCGCATAGAGTAACCACTGATTCAGTAAACAGATTTCTCATCCAATGGAAATCTGAAGATGAGGAGGTTAACGTATGTGCGGGATTGCAGGATGGATTGACTGGCAGCAAGATATCCGAGCTTACCAGTCTTCTTTAGATGCCATGGTTCAGCCCCTAACGTGCCGAGGACCAGACGGGAGCGGCACCTGGGTGACTGAACATGCCGCGATGGGACACCGTCGCCTTGTCGTCATTGATCCCGAAGGCGGTATGCAGCCAATGTCCCGCCGAGAAGGTCGCCGGGTTTATACAATCGTTTACAATGGCGAATTATATAATTACCGGGAACTGCGACAGGAACTCATCAGCATGGGATATTCCTTCGCCAGTCAATCCGATACCGAAGTGCTCTTAACGGCCTACATTGCTTGGGGACACGAATCATTAAGCCGCCTCAATGGGATTTTTGCCTTTGCCATATGGGATGCAGCCGAACAAACGCTTTTTCTGGCACGGGACCGTCTGGGCGTCAAACCCTTGTTTTATGCGCCGCTACACCAGGGTATCCTTTTTGGATCCGAAATGAAAGCAATTTTGGCTCATCCTCAAATGCCACACCGTGTCAGTCGCGAGGGACTCGCTGAAGTTTTTGCGCTAGGTCCTGCCAGAACCCCTGGCCATGGAGTCTTTGACGGGTTGTATGAGCTGCGGCCAGGCGAATATCTGCAGTATAAACGCGGACGCATTTCTACCCACCGTTATTGGCAACTCGTGTCCCACGAACACCCTGACGATGTGTTTACCACACGACAAACCATTCGCGATCTCCTCGAAGATACGGTTAAGCGACAGTTAATTGCTGACGTGCCCGTTGTCACCCTGTTATCTGGTGGATTAGATTCCAGTGCCGTCACCGCCTTAGCGGTAAAAGCCTTTAAAGACGAAAAACGCGGTCCGCTAAAAACGTTTTCTATCGACTTTGTCGATATGGAAAAACATTTTAAGCCGACAGCATTTCAAACAAATCTTGATGCCCCCTGGGTCAACCGCGTATCAGAATATCTCGGCACCATCCATTCCCGGATCGTATTGGATACGCCCGATCTTGTCGATAATCTCGTTGCCTCGTTGCACGCCCGGGATCTGCCTGGCATGGCAGACGTTGATACATCGTTGCTGGTATTTGCCCGCGCCATCAAACAACAAGCGACCGTCGGGCTTTCGGGCGAAGCGGCTGATGAAATATTCGGGGGTTACCCATGGTTTCACCATCCGGATGCTATTGAGGCTCACACTTTCCCCTGGGCCCGCCGCCTGCAAGACCGGGTGAGTATCTTATCTAACGAATTCGTCCACTATATTCGGCCGTTCGAATACACCCAACAGCGCTATCAAGAAGCGTTAGATGAAGTGCCGCGCTTGGCAGGCGAATCGCGCAGTGCTGCGCGCATACGCGAAATCAGCTATTTAACTCTGACACGCTTTTTGCCAACGCTTTTGGATCGCAAAGACCGGATGACGATGGCCGTGGGGCTCGAAGTCCGTGTGCCTTTTTGTGACCACCGGCTTGTCGAATACGTATGGAATATTCCGTGGGCTATGAAAACACAAGGCGAACACCGCAAGGTCATTTTACGGCAGGCCATGGAAGGGATTCTGCCCGATGATGTCTTGTGGCGTCAAAAAAGCCCTTATCCTTCCACTCCAAATCCATCCTATTTCGCAAGGATGCGAGAGCAATTAACAGACATTCTCGCTGATCCTGCTTCTGCCCTTCATCAAATCGTTGACGTCACGCGTGTCAAAGAATTGATGAACCAAGGACCGATGGCCGAGCAAATTCCGTGGTTTGGCCAATTAATGGGCAACGCTCAATTATTCGCATTCTTGATTCAAGCCCATTATTGGTTTGCCGATTACCACATTGAGCTGGGATAAAGGCCGGACGCCGGTCTTTATCCCAATTAACTAGCCCGGGGCCACATCCGCTCTGGAACTAACTGGTCAATCAACTGTCGCAGCATCTCAAAAGCTTGCTCATGGCGTGGAGTTACTAACGGTAGCCGCACATCGCCGGCATGAAATCCGAGATAATTCATCGCCCATTTCACGCTAATCGGGTTCGTGTAACGAAACAGTTCGTGGAATATGGGCATGAGTGTGGTATTAATTTGCCGAGCCTGCTCTAAGTTTCCTTGTAATAGGCTTTCTGTCATCGTCACCAGCTCATCGCCCACCAAGTGTGATGCCACACTAACCACGCCATAGGCACCTAAGGTCAACGCTGTAAAGTACATGGCATCGTCACCAGAGTAGACCCGAATTTGCGGCGAAACAAGATTAATGAGTTCTTGCATTTGAGGTAAAGAACCTGCTGCCTCTTTAATCGCCACAACATTGTCACATTCTTGGGTAATGGTTCGCACCGTAGCGGGAAGGAGATTGACGCCAGTTCGGCCAGGAATATTGTAGAGCATAACAGGTACGGGTAATCCCGTGGCAATCTCAACAAAATGGCGAATCAGGCCTTCTTGCGGAGGTTTATTATAATAGGGACAAACGAGCAAAACGCCATCGGCGCCATTTTCTGCCGCTTCCCACGACAGTTCCCGGCTGTGCACCGTATTATTCGTCCCGGTGCCCATCCATAAAGGAACATCATCGCCTACCTGCTCGCGCACCGCTCGCAATAAATTCATCCGTTCACGGTCCGTCAACGCGGGGGATTCGCCCGTGGTACCAGAAAGAATAAGACCGCCACTCCCGTGTTCCACCAGCCAGTTAGCTAATCGACCTGCTTCATCGTAATCCACTTGACCAGCATCGTTAAAAGGGGTAATCATCGCAGTAAAAATCCGGGGTAATTGCATAAAAAGACCTCCTTGAATGTTGTGGATATCCCAAAATCTTGACACGCCGGATCGCGCGAAAATTACGCACGAGCCGGCCAGGTCTTAACGCCGGGCTTCTTCCACGACTTCACAGAGGCTAAGAGGATAACAGGAGCAAAAGAACATACGGAGACCTTCATCAAGCCATTGCGTAAAAACGAATGGACCATGATTTGTCTCCTTTCCCTGTGTGTTCTTCGCGTGTTTTACTTTCTTGCCGTTACTATATCATGCCGTGCCGCTGGCGTCAAATAAAAATTCATCACGT is a window encoding:
- a CDS encoding cytochrome c oxidase subunit II, whose protein sequence is MGENVVFTILWVILSVLAEIGDRVLIHHNPMYYIVSNQGELALQAFDFIMVVLTPVFVFVALFLLFTMVRFHTKRGEMPPANRRFAVDNKAFVVVWVGGSIVLNLLFFLHPTTSAMEQMFALDEPAANTHDLIVDVTARQWEWIFSYPQYGLTQTVNANGQDMLELPVNKPVEFVLRSYDPYHTYDQYADVIHSFWIPAFGIKEDVIPGETRYEYLTPTKITSFSVNPMVRVQCAEVCGPGHPWMEAPLKVVSQAQFAQWIKYEKSLANGAG
- the asnB gene encoding asparagine synthase (glutamine-hydrolyzing), which translates into the protein MCGIAGWIDWQQDIRAYQSSLDAMVQPLTCRGPDGSGTWVTEHAAMGHRRLVVIDPEGGMQPMSRREGRRVYTIVYNGELYNYRELRQELISMGYSFASQSDTEVLLTAYIAWGHESLSRLNGIFAFAIWDAAEQTLFLARDRLGVKPLFYAPLHQGILFGSEMKAILAHPQMPHRVSREGLAEVFALGPARTPGHGVFDGLYELRPGEYLQYKRGRISTHRYWQLVSHEHPDDVFTTRQTIRDLLEDTVKRQLIADVPVVTLLSGGLDSSAVTALAVKAFKDEKRGPLKTFSIDFVDMEKHFKPTAFQTNLDAPWVNRVSEYLGTIHSRIVLDTPDLVDNLVASLHARDLPGMADVDTSLLVFARAIKQQATVGLSGEAADEIFGGYPWFHHPDAIEAHTFPWARRLQDRVSILSNEFVHYIRPFEYTQQRYQEALDEVPRLAGESRSAARIREISYLTLTRFLPTLLDRKDRMTMAVGLEVRVPFCDHRLVEYVWNIPWAMKTQGEHRKVILRQAMEGILPDDVLWRQKSPYPSTPNPSYFARMREQLTDILADPASALHQIVDVTRVKELMNQGPMAEQIPWFGQLMGNAQLFAFLIQAHYWFADYHIELG
- the cydB gene encoding cytochrome d ubiquinol oxidase subunit II; translated protein: MLNVAWFVLAVVLFIGYFFLEGFDYGVGMLLPVVGRNDHDRRLVLSTIGPFWDGNEVWLIASGGSLLAAFPAWYASFLSSFYLAFFFLLAGLIVRGVAIEFRSRVEDLRWRRVWDSLFVWGSFVPPLVWGFIMANMVKGIPIDAQGNFVGSLLQLVNVYSILGAISVAFVFALQGALFLMIRTKGILHERAEKVAYRIGPAATGIFLVFVVMTYYQTDIVRRLGLDPGPIPVFAFLSMIAVRLFLQRGQEKWAFVSTGFTIVLSTITIFLSLYPNVMISSLNPSWNLTIYNAAANTYSLHVMTVMTVFLLPIVLGYQAWSYWVFRKRIDEHSKLEY
- the moaA gene encoding GTP 3',8-cyclase MoaA, translated to MPTVTDQHKRPLRDLRLSVTDRCNFRCVYCMPKEVFGAKFHFLPKHDLLTFDELTRTVRIFSQLGVKKVRITGGEPLLRQDLDVLIRQLSEVPGIEDIAMTTNGYFLDRRRAMLLRQAGLKRVTISLDALTDEVFKAVNDVGVPVGKILSAIDAAIFAGLGPVKVNMVVKRDVNDQQIIPMARHFRHSGVVLRFIEYMDVGNTNGWRLDDVVPASEILAILQQEWPLEPLAPNHPGEVARRFRYQDGGGEIGIIASVTQPFCHHCSRIRLSPEGRLYTCLFGSEGFDLRHLLREERWDDAQIENALQLLWQRRTDQYSLLRSQATSSAPKVEMSHIGG
- a CDS encoding twin-arginine translocation signal domain-containing protein, whose product is MEKDPAKEENILNGENVEENQWSRRQFLVGSAALGVAGAVTLFGRQALVDAARGIFGSPVSSGTVHLYAYDYYYIPNYMTWRVGDQMDIIFQNQSHTHWHEWTMGRHVNEAYFQAFGNLPADAWAVDFWDGVHVTLSDPYKVDNFVPNKAIVTYDGPKELFNIASGGDFSPTLKPGGSIHISFTVPNKPGIWDYGCFVQQYIHYRTGMRGKVLILPA
- the purK gene encoding 5-(carboxyamino)imidazole ribonucleotide synthase, whose protein sequence is MIKLKPGEYIGIIGGGQLGRMMAYAAYQLGYRVAVLDPDPDAPLAQIAHHRIVASYDDTDAVKNLAAMSSVITYEFENVSVPQLEMIAHERPVFPNPGLLAISQNRIYEKTMCRRLGLKTADFLWAESVEQREQLRNFSHFPAIVKTARGGYDGKGQMRVDNAKELATALTSWPDMPLIVEEFVPYDVEISVVLTRDQNQHIVDFGTIENHHQNGILDVSISPARVPEHITEKAVSYARQIAVDLDLVGTMTVEFFVVGNDVLVNELAPRPHNSGHLTIEAFDYSQFDQHIRAISGLPLGRQHQRSPAAMANLLGELWQSGDLNWSFALETLNTYLHLYGKDEPRVGRKMGHITALADTPETAMRRVRQARDALGNPRRSEH
- a CDS encoding cytochrome ubiquinol oxidase subunit I, with amino-acid sequence MTNVGLARLQFGGTLLYHFLFVPLTIGLGLLIAILETFYYRSHNDVYRKAMQFWMKIYLVNFAVGVVTGIIQEFQFGTNWADFSRFVGDVFGAPLAIETLMAFFLESTFLGVWIFGWEKLSPKVHLFAIWMVALGSAMSAFWILAANSFMQEPVGFVFRHGRTEMVNFFAVLANPQLWLEFPHTLFGAIATGSIFMAAVSSYHLIRHTNDEVFEPSFRIAMIGALIGSVSVFILGHEQAQHLIVAQPMKMAASEALWHTSPIHAPWTIVGTIDTKTHSDPFVLQIPYLLSILAYNRLSGRVTGLLELNHLYQLRYGPGNYMPPIVWTFWAFRTMIFAGTTMMLIAIVGAYLTIKGKRPHWLLVLMEWTLILPYLSNTAGWVMTEVGRQPWAVFGLLRTPDGVSPTVSNSELWTTVIGYGILYLSIAVAAVYLFLLIIHQGPSQEQGQESEDESSKHGYLLHGHESLRHAKPTAQYDDMH
- the dapA gene encoding 4-hydroxy-tetrahydrodipicolinate synthase yields the protein MQLPRIFTAMITPFNDAGQVDYDEAGRLANWLVEHGSGGLILSGTTGESPALTDRERMNLLRAVREQVGDDVPLWMGTGTNNTVHSRELSWEAAENGADGVLLVCPYYNKPPQEGLIRHFVEIATGLPVPVMLYNIPGRTGVNLLPATVRTITQECDNVVAIKEAAGSLPQMQELINLVSPQIRVYSGDDAMYFTALTLGAYGVVSVASHLVGDELVTMTESLLQGNLEQARQINTTLMPIFHELFRYTNPISVKWAMNYLGFHAGDVRLPLVTPRHEQAFEMLRQLIDQLVPERMWPRAS
- the purE gene encoding 5-(carboxyamino)imidazole ribonucleotide mutase, whose translation is MRRKNGVKVAVIMGSQSDWPVMKEAVDFLREIGVAVDAHILSAHRTPDRMAEFAKAAESQGYGVIIAGAGGAAHLPGMTAAYTTLPVIGVPVPTKNLQGLDSLLSIVQMPGGIPVATVAIGQAKNAAILAAEILAVHDSDLRARLHQVRQKMAQDVVSAEKALNRQDDGGQGADKS